In Platichthys flesus chromosome 20, fPlaFle2.1, whole genome shotgun sequence, a single genomic region encodes these proteins:
- the eef2k gene encoding eukaryotic elongation factor 2 kinase isoform X5: MEDDDLMFTMEEEGSAKRPPVQRGAPSQRTSSLSDANASDEDDDDDEIISPILDDSAVEICHYLKNLVYTRQLSNSLPKNSFQYKNETETVAEPRSYKVLSQSARDAWKHAIEKAKAMPDPWAQFHLEEIETEPCIRYRYNAITGEWAQDQIHIKMATQPFGKGAMRECFRTKKLSNFSHSSNWKSASNYVAKSYMESVERKVYFEDVKLQMEAKLWGEEYNRHRPPKQVDIMQMCVVEMTDRPGKPLFHLEHYIEGKYIKYNSNSGFVRDDNIRLTPQAFSHFSFERSGHQLIVVDIQGVGDLYTDPQIHTEKGTDFGDGNLGVRGMALFFHSHLCNKICKSMGLMPFDLSPAEKSQLDCTNKLLRSAQTVLRGCEEPCGSPRVRTVSGSQWMSRLSETSSADDSTSDVDSVPCSPLILSSPIAASGTMGKSPVGLSFTGVNENERFGNNNTGEHKELDSGSDSGYPSERRSEGDPSDHVDGAQHRYNRHYSESDEDSVRRLTEEKWSFYHSSRAHVHRSSCVSTEVERLSTLLQKTTGQSILGKVHLGMVRYHEAGRFCEKDEQWDQDSAMFHLERAAQCGELEAIIALGLCYLQLPHHILPDMELEDSAGNRMKGFKYLLLAAEAGDRSAMIIVAKAFDSGVNLSADRKQDWAEAIRWYESALNMTDCDEGGEFDGTQDEPRHLMLARAGEMYQEGGHNLTADPQRAGDLFTEAAEAAMAAMKGRLANQYYMKAEEAWALIEEE, translated from the exons ATGGAGGACGACGACCTGATGTtcaccatggaggaggagggcagcgCCAAGAGACCCCCCGTCCAACGAGGGGCCCCCAGCCAGCGGACATCCTCGCTGAGCGACGCCAACGCCAGCGACGaagacgacgacgacgacgagaTCATCAGCCCCATCCTGGACGACTCCGCCGTGGAAATCTGTCACTACTTGAAGAACCTGGTGTACACCCGGCAGCTGTCCAACTCTCTCCCTAAGAACAGCTTCCAGTACAAG AATGAAACAGAGACAGTGGCAGAACCTCGCTCGTACAAGGTTTTGAGTCAGAGCGCACGG GATGCATGGAAACATGCAATTGAAAAGGCCAAAGCCATGCCCGACCCCTGGGCTCAGTTTCATCTGGAGGAAATTGAGACAGAACCCTGCATTCGTTACAG GTACAATGCCATCACAGGGGAGTGGGCTCAGGACCAGATCCACATCAAGATGGCTACTCAG CCGTTCGGGAAAGGGGCGATGAGGGAGTGCTTCAGAAC GAAAAAATTGTCAAATTTCTCGCATAGCAGCAACTGGAAGTCGGCATCAAACTACGTGGCCAAGAGCTACATGGAGTCGGTGGAAAGAAAGGTTTACTTTGAGGACGTCAAGCTGCAGATGGAGGCCAAACTCTGGGGGGAGGAATACAACCGACACCGACCTCCCAAACAG GTGGACATCATGCAGATGTGCGTGGTGGAGATGACGGACAGACCAGGCAAACCTCTCTTCCACCTGGAACACTACATCGAGGGCAAATACATCAAATACAACTCAAACTCTGGCTTTGTGAGGGACGACAACATCAGACTCACCCCTCAG GCTTTTAGTCACTTCAGCTTCGAGCGGTCGGGACACCAGCTGATCGTGGTGGACATCCAGGGTGTCGGGGATCTCTACACTGACCCTCAGATTCACACCGAGAAGGGGACGGACTTCGGAGATGGAAATCTAG GTGTGCGAGGCATGGCGCTGTTCTTCCACTCTCACCTGTGTAACAAGATCTGCAAGAGCATGGGCCTGATGCCCTTTGACCTCTCACCTGCGGAGAAATCCCAGCTGGACTGCACCAACAAACTGCTC cGGTCAGCCCAGACGGTGCTGAGAGGCTGCGAGGAGCCTTGCGGTTCCCCTCGTGTTCGCACCGTGTCCGGATCTCAGTGGATGTCCCGCCTCTCGGAGACGTCCTCTGCAGACGACAGCACGAGTGACGTGGACTCGGTCCCCTGCTcgcctctcatcctctcatctccGATAGCTGCATCTGGAACAATGGGCAAGTCGCCTGTTG GTTTATCTTTTACTGgagtgaatgaaaatgaaagattcGGTAACAACAACACAGGAGAACATAAG GAATTGGATAGCGGCAGTGACAGCGGATACCCCAGCGAGAGGAGGAGTGAAGGCGATCCGAGCGACCACGTGGACGGG GCTCAGCATCGATACAACAGGCATTATTCCGAGTCAGACGAGGACAGTGTCAGACGG CTGACAGAGGAGAAGTGGAGCTTCTACCATTCGTCTCGCGCTCACGTCCACCGATCGTCGTGTGTTTCCACTGAGGTGGAGCGACTCAGCACTCTGCTGCAGAAAACGACCGGCCAGTCAATTCTTGGAAAG gtCCACCTGGGGATGGTGCGGTACCACGAAGCCGGTCGCTTCTGTGAGAAGGACGAGCAGTGGGATCAGGACTCGGCCATGTTCCACCTGGAGAGAGCTGCCCAGTGTGGAGAGCTGGAGGCCATCATTGCCCTGGGCCTGTGCTATCTGCAGCTGCCTCATCACATACTGCCAGACATGGAGCTGGAG GATAGCGCAGGAAACAGGATGAAAGGTTTCAAGTATCTCCTGCTGGCGGCTGAGGCTGGTGACAGATCCGCAATGATTATTGTGGCCAAAGCCTTTGACTCAGGAGTCAATCTGTCTGCCGACAG AAAGCAGGATTGGGCAGAAGCGATTCGCTGGTATGAAAGTGCATTGAACATGACGGACTGTGACGAGGGGGGAGAGTTTGATGGGACACAGGATGAGCCTCGTCACCTGATGCTGGCCAGAGCGGGAGAGATGTACCAAGAGGGAGGCCACAACCTCACCGCAGACCCACAGAGAGCAG GTGATCTGTTtacagaagcagcagaagctGCCATGGCCGCCATGAAAGGCAGGTTGGCGAACCAGTATTACATGAAAGCTGAAGAGGCCTGGGCGCTGATAGAGGAGGAGTAA
- the eef2k gene encoding eukaryotic elongation factor 2 kinase isoform X7, with translation MEDDDLMFTMEEEGSAKRPPVQRGAPSQRTSSLSDANASDEDDDDDEIISPILDDSAVEICHYLKNLVYTRQLSNSLPKNSFQYKDAWKHAIEKAKAMPDPWAQFHLEEIETEPCIRYRYNAITGEWAQDQIHIKMATQPFGKGAMRECFRTKKLSNFSHSSNWKSASNYVAKSYMESVERKVYFEDVKLQMEAKLWGEEYNRHRPPKQVDIMQMCVVEMTDRPGKPLFHLEHYIEGKYIKYNSNSGFVRDDNIRLTPQAFSHFSFERSGHQLIVVDIQGVGDLYTDPQIHTEKGTDFGDGNLGVRGMALFFHSHLCNKICKSMGLMPFDLSPAEKSQLDCTNKLLRSAQTVLRGCEEPCGSPRVRTVSGSQWMSRLSETSSADDSTSDVDSVPCSPLILSSPIAASGTMGKSPVGLSFTGVNENERFGNNNTGEHKELDSGSDSGYPSERRSEGDPSDHVDGLTEEKWSFYHSSRAHVHRSSCVSTEVERLSTLLQKTTGQSILGKVHLGMVRYHEAGRFCEKDEQWDQDSAMFHLERAAQCGELEAIIALGLCYLQLPHHILPDMELEDSAGNRMKGFKYLLLAAEAGDRSAMIIVAKAFDSGVNLSADRKQDWAEAIRWYESALNMTDCDEGGEFDGTQDEPRHLMLARAGEMYQEGGHNLTADPQRAGDLFTEAAEAAMAAMKGRLANQYYMKAEEAWALIEEE, from the exons ATGGAGGACGACGACCTGATGTtcaccatggaggaggagggcagcgCCAAGAGACCCCCCGTCCAACGAGGGGCCCCCAGCCAGCGGACATCCTCGCTGAGCGACGCCAACGCCAGCGACGaagacgacgacgacgacgagaTCATCAGCCCCATCCTGGACGACTCCGCCGTGGAAATCTGTCACTACTTGAAGAACCTGGTGTACACCCGGCAGCTGTCCAACTCTCTCCCTAAGAACAGCTTCCAGTACAAG GATGCATGGAAACATGCAATTGAAAAGGCCAAAGCCATGCCCGACCCCTGGGCTCAGTTTCATCTGGAGGAAATTGAGACAGAACCCTGCATTCGTTACAG GTACAATGCCATCACAGGGGAGTGGGCTCAGGACCAGATCCACATCAAGATGGCTACTCAG CCGTTCGGGAAAGGGGCGATGAGGGAGTGCTTCAGAAC GAAAAAATTGTCAAATTTCTCGCATAGCAGCAACTGGAAGTCGGCATCAAACTACGTGGCCAAGAGCTACATGGAGTCGGTGGAAAGAAAGGTTTACTTTGAGGACGTCAAGCTGCAGATGGAGGCCAAACTCTGGGGGGAGGAATACAACCGACACCGACCTCCCAAACAG GTGGACATCATGCAGATGTGCGTGGTGGAGATGACGGACAGACCAGGCAAACCTCTCTTCCACCTGGAACACTACATCGAGGGCAAATACATCAAATACAACTCAAACTCTGGCTTTGTGAGGGACGACAACATCAGACTCACCCCTCAG GCTTTTAGTCACTTCAGCTTCGAGCGGTCGGGACACCAGCTGATCGTGGTGGACATCCAGGGTGTCGGGGATCTCTACACTGACCCTCAGATTCACACCGAGAAGGGGACGGACTTCGGAGATGGAAATCTAG GTGTGCGAGGCATGGCGCTGTTCTTCCACTCTCACCTGTGTAACAAGATCTGCAAGAGCATGGGCCTGATGCCCTTTGACCTCTCACCTGCGGAGAAATCCCAGCTGGACTGCACCAACAAACTGCTC cGGTCAGCCCAGACGGTGCTGAGAGGCTGCGAGGAGCCTTGCGGTTCCCCTCGTGTTCGCACCGTGTCCGGATCTCAGTGGATGTCCCGCCTCTCGGAGACGTCCTCTGCAGACGACAGCACGAGTGACGTGGACTCGGTCCCCTGCTcgcctctcatcctctcatctccGATAGCTGCATCTGGAACAATGGGCAAGTCGCCTGTTG GTTTATCTTTTACTGgagtgaatgaaaatgaaagattcGGTAACAACAACACAGGAGAACATAAG GAATTGGATAGCGGCAGTGACAGCGGATACCCCAGCGAGAGGAGGAGTGAAGGCGATCCGAGCGACCACGTGGACGGG CTGACAGAGGAGAAGTGGAGCTTCTACCATTCGTCTCGCGCTCACGTCCACCGATCGTCGTGTGTTTCCACTGAGGTGGAGCGACTCAGCACTCTGCTGCAGAAAACGACCGGCCAGTCAATTCTTGGAAAG gtCCACCTGGGGATGGTGCGGTACCACGAAGCCGGTCGCTTCTGTGAGAAGGACGAGCAGTGGGATCAGGACTCGGCCATGTTCCACCTGGAGAGAGCTGCCCAGTGTGGAGAGCTGGAGGCCATCATTGCCCTGGGCCTGTGCTATCTGCAGCTGCCTCATCACATACTGCCAGACATGGAGCTGGAG GATAGCGCAGGAAACAGGATGAAAGGTTTCAAGTATCTCCTGCTGGCGGCTGAGGCTGGTGACAGATCCGCAATGATTATTGTGGCCAAAGCCTTTGACTCAGGAGTCAATCTGTCTGCCGACAG AAAGCAGGATTGGGCAGAAGCGATTCGCTGGTATGAAAGTGCATTGAACATGACGGACTGTGACGAGGGGGGAGAGTTTGATGGGACACAGGATGAGCCTCGTCACCTGATGCTGGCCAGAGCGGGAGAGATGTACCAAGAGGGAGGCCACAACCTCACCGCAGACCCACAGAGAGCAG GTGATCTGTTtacagaagcagcagaagctGCCATGGCCGCCATGAAAGGCAGGTTGGCGAACCAGTATTACATGAAAGCTGAAGAGGCCTGGGCGCTGATAGAGGAGGAGTAA
- the eef2k gene encoding eukaryotic elongation factor 2 kinase isoform X1 codes for MEDDDLMFTMEEEGSAKRPPVQRGAPSQRTSSLSDANASDEDDDDDEIISPILDDSAVEICHYLKNLVYTRQLSNSLPKNSFQYKNETETVAEPRSYKVLSQSARDAWKHAIEKAKAMPDPWAQFHLEEIETEPCIRYRYNAITGEWAQDQIHIKMATQPFGKGAMRECFRTKKLSNFSHSSNWKSASNYVAKSYMESVERKVYFEDVKLQMEAKLWGEEYNRHRPPKQVDIMQMCVVEMTDRPGKPLFHLEHYIEGKYIKYNSNSGFVRDDNIRLTPQAFSHFSFERSGHQLIVVDIQGVGDLYTDPQIHTEKGTDFGDGNLGVRGMALFFHSHLCNKICKSMGLMPFDLSPAEKSQLDCTNKLLRSAQTVLRGCEEPCGSPRVRTVSGSQWMSRLSETSSADDSTSDVDSVPCSPLILSSPIAASGTMGKSPVGLSFTGVNENERFGNNNTGEHKELDSGSDSGYPSERRSEGDPSDHVDGAQHRYNRHYSESDEDSVRRWKVVAPPRASAYLNSFNPDNEWLTEEKWSFYHSSRAHVHRSSCVSTEVERLSTLLQKTTGQSILGKVHLGMVRYHEAGRFCEKDEQWDQDSAMFHLERAAQCGELEAIIALGLCYLQLPHHILPDMELEDSAGNRMKGFKYLLLAAEAGDRSAMIIVAKAFDSGVNLSADRKQDWAEAIRWYESALNMTDCDEGGEFDGTQDEPRHLMLARAGEMYQEGGHNLTADPQRAGDLFTEAAEAAMAAMKGRLANQYYMKAEEAWALIEEE; via the exons ATGGAGGACGACGACCTGATGTtcaccatggaggaggagggcagcgCCAAGAGACCCCCCGTCCAACGAGGGGCCCCCAGCCAGCGGACATCCTCGCTGAGCGACGCCAACGCCAGCGACGaagacgacgacgacgacgagaTCATCAGCCCCATCCTGGACGACTCCGCCGTGGAAATCTGTCACTACTTGAAGAACCTGGTGTACACCCGGCAGCTGTCCAACTCTCTCCCTAAGAACAGCTTCCAGTACAAG AATGAAACAGAGACAGTGGCAGAACCTCGCTCGTACAAGGTTTTGAGTCAGAGCGCACGG GATGCATGGAAACATGCAATTGAAAAGGCCAAAGCCATGCCCGACCCCTGGGCTCAGTTTCATCTGGAGGAAATTGAGACAGAACCCTGCATTCGTTACAG GTACAATGCCATCACAGGGGAGTGGGCTCAGGACCAGATCCACATCAAGATGGCTACTCAG CCGTTCGGGAAAGGGGCGATGAGGGAGTGCTTCAGAAC GAAAAAATTGTCAAATTTCTCGCATAGCAGCAACTGGAAGTCGGCATCAAACTACGTGGCCAAGAGCTACATGGAGTCGGTGGAAAGAAAGGTTTACTTTGAGGACGTCAAGCTGCAGATGGAGGCCAAACTCTGGGGGGAGGAATACAACCGACACCGACCTCCCAAACAG GTGGACATCATGCAGATGTGCGTGGTGGAGATGACGGACAGACCAGGCAAACCTCTCTTCCACCTGGAACACTACATCGAGGGCAAATACATCAAATACAACTCAAACTCTGGCTTTGTGAGGGACGACAACATCAGACTCACCCCTCAG GCTTTTAGTCACTTCAGCTTCGAGCGGTCGGGACACCAGCTGATCGTGGTGGACATCCAGGGTGTCGGGGATCTCTACACTGACCCTCAGATTCACACCGAGAAGGGGACGGACTTCGGAGATGGAAATCTAG GTGTGCGAGGCATGGCGCTGTTCTTCCACTCTCACCTGTGTAACAAGATCTGCAAGAGCATGGGCCTGATGCCCTTTGACCTCTCACCTGCGGAGAAATCCCAGCTGGACTGCACCAACAAACTGCTC cGGTCAGCCCAGACGGTGCTGAGAGGCTGCGAGGAGCCTTGCGGTTCCCCTCGTGTTCGCACCGTGTCCGGATCTCAGTGGATGTCCCGCCTCTCGGAGACGTCCTCTGCAGACGACAGCACGAGTGACGTGGACTCGGTCCCCTGCTcgcctctcatcctctcatctccGATAGCTGCATCTGGAACAATGGGCAAGTCGCCTGTTG GTTTATCTTTTACTGgagtgaatgaaaatgaaagattcGGTAACAACAACACAGGAGAACATAAG GAATTGGATAGCGGCAGTGACAGCGGATACCCCAGCGAGAGGAGGAGTGAAGGCGATCCGAGCGACCACGTGGACGGG GCTCAGCATCGATACAACAGGCATTATTCCGAGTCAGACGAGGACAGTGTCAGACGG TGGAAGGTGGTAGCTCCTCCGAGAGCCTCCGCATACCTAAATTCATTCAACCCTGACAACGAATGG CTGACAGAGGAGAAGTGGAGCTTCTACCATTCGTCTCGCGCTCACGTCCACCGATCGTCGTGTGTTTCCACTGAGGTGGAGCGACTCAGCACTCTGCTGCAGAAAACGACCGGCCAGTCAATTCTTGGAAAG gtCCACCTGGGGATGGTGCGGTACCACGAAGCCGGTCGCTTCTGTGAGAAGGACGAGCAGTGGGATCAGGACTCGGCCATGTTCCACCTGGAGAGAGCTGCCCAGTGTGGAGAGCTGGAGGCCATCATTGCCCTGGGCCTGTGCTATCTGCAGCTGCCTCATCACATACTGCCAGACATGGAGCTGGAG GATAGCGCAGGAAACAGGATGAAAGGTTTCAAGTATCTCCTGCTGGCGGCTGAGGCTGGTGACAGATCCGCAATGATTATTGTGGCCAAAGCCTTTGACTCAGGAGTCAATCTGTCTGCCGACAG AAAGCAGGATTGGGCAGAAGCGATTCGCTGGTATGAAAGTGCATTGAACATGACGGACTGTGACGAGGGGGGAGAGTTTGATGGGACACAGGATGAGCCTCGTCACCTGATGCTGGCCAGAGCGGGAGAGATGTACCAAGAGGGAGGCCACAACCTCACCGCAGACCCACAGAGAGCAG GTGATCTGTTtacagaagcagcagaagctGCCATGGCCGCCATGAAAGGCAGGTTGGCGAACCAGTATTACATGAAAGCTGAAGAGGCCTGGGCGCTGATAGAGGAGGAGTAA
- the eef2k gene encoding eukaryotic elongation factor 2 kinase isoform X3, whose amino-acid sequence MEDDDLMFTMEEEGSAKRPPVQRGAPSQRTSSLSDANASDEDDDDDEIISPILDDSAVEICHYLKNLVYTRQLSNSLPKNSFQYKNETETVAEPRSYKVLSQSARDAWKHAIEKAKAMPDPWAQFHLEEIETEPCIRYRYNAITGEWAQDQIHIKMATQPFGKGAMRECFRTKKLSNFSHSSNWKSASNYVAKSYMESVERKVYFEDVKLQMEAKLWGEEYNRHRPPKQVDIMQMCVVEMTDRPGKPLFHLEHYIEGKYIKYNSNSGFVRDDNIRLTPQAFSHFSFERSGHQLIVVDIQGVGDLYTDPQIHTEKGTDFGDGNLGVRGMALFFHSHLCNKICKSMGLMPFDLSPAEKSQLDCTNKLLRSAQTVLRGCEEPCGSPRVRTVSGSQWMSRLSETSSADDSTSDVDSVPCSPLILSSPIAASGTMGKSPVGLSFTGVNENERFGNNNTGEHKELDSGSDSGYPSERRSEGDPSDHVDGWKVVAPPRASAYLNSFNPDNEWLTEEKWSFYHSSRAHVHRSSCVSTEVERLSTLLQKTTGQSILGKVHLGMVRYHEAGRFCEKDEQWDQDSAMFHLERAAQCGELEAIIALGLCYLQLPHHILPDMELEDSAGNRMKGFKYLLLAAEAGDRSAMIIVAKAFDSGVNLSADRKQDWAEAIRWYESALNMTDCDEGGEFDGTQDEPRHLMLARAGEMYQEGGHNLTADPQRAGDLFTEAAEAAMAAMKGRLANQYYMKAEEAWALIEEE is encoded by the exons ATGGAGGACGACGACCTGATGTtcaccatggaggaggagggcagcgCCAAGAGACCCCCCGTCCAACGAGGGGCCCCCAGCCAGCGGACATCCTCGCTGAGCGACGCCAACGCCAGCGACGaagacgacgacgacgacgagaTCATCAGCCCCATCCTGGACGACTCCGCCGTGGAAATCTGTCACTACTTGAAGAACCTGGTGTACACCCGGCAGCTGTCCAACTCTCTCCCTAAGAACAGCTTCCAGTACAAG AATGAAACAGAGACAGTGGCAGAACCTCGCTCGTACAAGGTTTTGAGTCAGAGCGCACGG GATGCATGGAAACATGCAATTGAAAAGGCCAAAGCCATGCCCGACCCCTGGGCTCAGTTTCATCTGGAGGAAATTGAGACAGAACCCTGCATTCGTTACAG GTACAATGCCATCACAGGGGAGTGGGCTCAGGACCAGATCCACATCAAGATGGCTACTCAG CCGTTCGGGAAAGGGGCGATGAGGGAGTGCTTCAGAAC GAAAAAATTGTCAAATTTCTCGCATAGCAGCAACTGGAAGTCGGCATCAAACTACGTGGCCAAGAGCTACATGGAGTCGGTGGAAAGAAAGGTTTACTTTGAGGACGTCAAGCTGCAGATGGAGGCCAAACTCTGGGGGGAGGAATACAACCGACACCGACCTCCCAAACAG GTGGACATCATGCAGATGTGCGTGGTGGAGATGACGGACAGACCAGGCAAACCTCTCTTCCACCTGGAACACTACATCGAGGGCAAATACATCAAATACAACTCAAACTCTGGCTTTGTGAGGGACGACAACATCAGACTCACCCCTCAG GCTTTTAGTCACTTCAGCTTCGAGCGGTCGGGACACCAGCTGATCGTGGTGGACATCCAGGGTGTCGGGGATCTCTACACTGACCCTCAGATTCACACCGAGAAGGGGACGGACTTCGGAGATGGAAATCTAG GTGTGCGAGGCATGGCGCTGTTCTTCCACTCTCACCTGTGTAACAAGATCTGCAAGAGCATGGGCCTGATGCCCTTTGACCTCTCACCTGCGGAGAAATCCCAGCTGGACTGCACCAACAAACTGCTC cGGTCAGCCCAGACGGTGCTGAGAGGCTGCGAGGAGCCTTGCGGTTCCCCTCGTGTTCGCACCGTGTCCGGATCTCAGTGGATGTCCCGCCTCTCGGAGACGTCCTCTGCAGACGACAGCACGAGTGACGTGGACTCGGTCCCCTGCTcgcctctcatcctctcatctccGATAGCTGCATCTGGAACAATGGGCAAGTCGCCTGTTG GTTTATCTTTTACTGgagtgaatgaaaatgaaagattcGGTAACAACAACACAGGAGAACATAAG GAATTGGATAGCGGCAGTGACAGCGGATACCCCAGCGAGAGGAGGAGTGAAGGCGATCCGAGCGACCACGTGGACGGG TGGAAGGTGGTAGCTCCTCCGAGAGCCTCCGCATACCTAAATTCATTCAACCCTGACAACGAATGG CTGACAGAGGAGAAGTGGAGCTTCTACCATTCGTCTCGCGCTCACGTCCACCGATCGTCGTGTGTTTCCACTGAGGTGGAGCGACTCAGCACTCTGCTGCAGAAAACGACCGGCCAGTCAATTCTTGGAAAG gtCCACCTGGGGATGGTGCGGTACCACGAAGCCGGTCGCTTCTGTGAGAAGGACGAGCAGTGGGATCAGGACTCGGCCATGTTCCACCTGGAGAGAGCTGCCCAGTGTGGAGAGCTGGAGGCCATCATTGCCCTGGGCCTGTGCTATCTGCAGCTGCCTCATCACATACTGCCAGACATGGAGCTGGAG GATAGCGCAGGAAACAGGATGAAAGGTTTCAAGTATCTCCTGCTGGCGGCTGAGGCTGGTGACAGATCCGCAATGATTATTGTGGCCAAAGCCTTTGACTCAGGAGTCAATCTGTCTGCCGACAG AAAGCAGGATTGGGCAGAAGCGATTCGCTGGTATGAAAGTGCATTGAACATGACGGACTGTGACGAGGGGGGAGAGTTTGATGGGACACAGGATGAGCCTCGTCACCTGATGCTGGCCAGAGCGGGAGAGATGTACCAAGAGGGAGGCCACAACCTCACCGCAGACCCACAGAGAGCAG GTGATCTGTTtacagaagcagcagaagctGCCATGGCCGCCATGAAAGGCAGGTTGGCGAACCAGTATTACATGAAAGCTGAAGAGGCCTGGGCGCTGATAGAGGAGGAGTAA